The genomic stretch ACCAAAGCGATCCCTGAAGATCGTATGACACAGTTCATCGCCAAAGCAGTCGACATGTGGCAGGCTGGCGAAGATATCGGGTGTTAACGCGACACCCATTCACTCAATATTACTCAACATGACCTACACCAAGTACGCAGACCTGAACGATGCCGTAGTACTGATCACCGGTGGCGCCTCAGGTATCGGAAGAGATATCGCAGACGCCTTTGCAGCGCAATCCGCCCGGATTGGTATTCTGGATATCGACGAAGTAAACGGACAGGTTACCGAAGCAGCGTTAACAGCAGCCGGCTGCACGGCAAAGTTTGTTGCCTGCGACCTGCGCAACATCAGCGCGCTGGAAGCAGCAGTCGCAACGCTTGAGCAGGACCTCGGCGCCGCAACAGTATTGGTTAATAACGCAGCCCGTGATGACCGGCATGGATGGGAAGACGTCACAGAAGCCTATTACGATGAGCGCATAGCAACCAACCTCCGGCATATGTTTTTTGCTACGAAAGCTGTAGCACCGGGCATGATTGCAGCCGGCGGCGGCTCCATCATCAACATGGGATCCAACTCCTGGTGGGAAGCGGCCGGTGGCTTCCCGGTTTACACAACCGCAAAAGCCGCAATACACGGTATGACCCGGTCCTTTGCACGTGACCTTGGCAAACATCACATCCGCGTGAATACGGTTGTACCGGGTTGGATTATGACGGACCGGCAAAAAGAGCGCTGGGTTACCCCGGAGTCCCTTGCCCGACACCTTGAGCGGCAATGCCTGCCCACTCCTATCGACCCGCATTATGTGGCGAGGATGGTGCTTTTCCTGGCATCAGGTGACGCAGCCATGTGTACAGCTCAAAACTACATGGTCGACGCCGGCTCGATTTGAGTGCCGAATTAAGGATTTAAATGGTAGTCGCGAGAGCCCTCATGCCCAGCTTGACCAACGTCACGACCTCGACGGTCATACCCCAGCTTGTCCACCGTCACTCCCAGACCGTCATACCCAGCTTGACGGGACGAAGAGTCATGACGGTTGTGGTAAACGAATGAATGCGTACAGGCAACCCGGCAAGACAAAGCAGCAACACCATTTCAGGGCAAATCTGCTGCGCATAGAAACCAACACACCCATTCCCCTTACAACAAACAACGTCCTGTATCAGAACTGACGCAATGATCAAAGGCAGCCCGCTTTGCGTGCGCGACTGGTCGTCTTTGTTGTGTTCTCAAGCTCATGCATCTGGCCCGTCCCTCAATAGCCCTGTCTTGTAGTCTGTTGGCGCTCTTTTTCACGATGTGGATTCTCGTGCCGGCGCCATTGACCGTCATTTGGCTAGTCTCCGTTATTTCCAGCGAGTGGAGCCTCTTTTTTGGCTTACTTGCACTCATAGGTATTGTGCTTGGCTGGCTTGCAAACCGTAAACAACGGTCGCGGGCAGGCACCTTTGCAGCTGCCTGCGGGATGCTCGCCATGGTGTTCATGAGCTACCCCCTGGTCACCAGCCTCTCGGTAGCAGACAACAACGATGTTTCGCTGTCCCTAAAACGCTATGTTCTGGGCAGTGCGTACGAAAAAGCTGCAATCCAATCATATAGTTATACAGCAACCGCCACTGATACCTTCTTCCTCGACGCCTATCAGCCCAATGACGTGTCATCACATGTGCCCAAACCTGCGATTGTCGTGATCCACGGCGGTGGATGGAGCAGTGGAACGCGAAGTGATTTCCCACGCTGGAATCACTGGCTTGTCGAATCAGGCTATGTTGTGTTTGACATCGACTATCAGCTTGCTCCGCAACCCAATTGGCAGGCTGCTACTGCTAACGTACAAGACGCAGTTAAGTGGATCAAGGCGCATGCCGACAGCTTCAACGTTAACCCCAACAGCATTGCGCTCATGGGCCGCTCTGCCGGCGCACACCTCGCGTTGCTTGCCGGGTACACAGCTCGGCCAGAGGCACCTTACGACGCCCGTGTAGCCGCTATCGTCGGCTTCTATGGGCCAACAGATCTACGGTGGGGTTATGAGAATCCGGCTAACAGGCGCGTTATCGATGGTAAAGCCACCCTGCGAAGTTTTACCGGGGGGACACCCAACTACATTCCCGAGATTTACCAGCAGGCTTCACCTATACACCAGATCCGATCTGATGCACCGGCAACGTTTCTGGTACACGGCCGGCAGGATCAGTTGGTGCGCAGCCAGCACACGGCTAAACTCTACCGGAGGCTGCAATTAAGAAGCAGGGAGCCGGCTACCCACCAGGCCCTTTTCCTTCCTTATGCACAGCACGGGTTTGATTACAACTTTAACGGTTGGGGCTCACAGATCACACAGGCTTTGCTTACAACCCATCTCCAGCAGGCGCTCACGCCGCGTGTATCGCGCGCAGCACCAGCGCCCTGACCGGTGTAGGGAGCGGCAAGGCCAACGCTGCTTCGTGGCCTACAACAGACATTTTTTTCCAGGTCTTTTGTAAAATGCGAATTACCTTTTCTTCATCGTGTTTGCCGGCAAAGTCTGTAGCATAATGTTCAAGAAAAACGAGACACACAACGTCTTCCAGTGCCTGTACATCCGGTTCACTTTTCAATCCCCGCTTCTTCAGTAATCCCTGTACAGCGTCAATGGTCGCCGCGTCGTAGCCTACGCGTTCAAGCACTTGTGTTGCAGTTTGCGCGTGAAAACGTTTGAGTGCATTGCGCCATTTTTTATATCCCATACTCCCTGCTGCATAATCTGCCCGCGGGATTTTCCATCGTTGAATGTGCTGGCACCGCGCTGCAAGCTTAAGCGATACTGAAGCATCCGGTTGAAAGGCATCAAGACGTGCACTCATCCGCCTGGCATACACCAATTCTTTAGGATGTTGGGAGCCGGCTATGATTACCTGGTTGGGATCTTCAGCATTCAGGGCGTCAAACTGCGCAATCGCTTCCGCAAATTTACTCATCAGCGTATTTTTCCATGAAGGGGACAGAAAGATAACTATTTTGGCAACGCACTGCGTAGATGTATACCAGCAAGATTTGCTAAAGCATAAAAATTTATGGCTGCCCGAGAATTGATTTTAACTGCACACTGTGCAGACCGCGTTGGCCTTGTTGCATTCATGAGCAACTGGGTTTTTGAAAAAGGGGGCAACGTGCTGCACCTCGACCAGCATGTTGATGATGTTAGCCAGCGGTTTTTCATCCGCATCCACTGGCACATGGGCGAAGTAGATGCATTGCTTCCGCTGCAGTTCGAACAGGAGGTTGCAAAAGAACTGGATCTCGACTACCGCCTCTCTTTTACCGATACAACACCCCGGATGGCCCTCTTTGTCACCCGACTCGGGCATTGCCTGTGGGACCTGCTTTCGCGCTACGAATCAGGCGAACTAAAAGTGGATATTCCGCTCATCATCAGCAACCACGAGAAATTCCGTGGCCTTGCTGAACGGTTTGACATTCCTTACCACGTTTTCGAAATCACCAAAGAAAACAAAGCTGAGCAAGAAGCCAAAGAGTTGCAGGTACTGGCAGATCAAAAGGTGGATTTTATTGTACTGGCGCGCTACATGCAGGTCCTTTCAGATAACTTTGTGGACCAGTACCCCAATCGCATCATTAACATTCATCACTCTTTCCTACCAGCCTTTGCCGGCGCCAAACCCTACCACCGCGCTTACGACCGGGGCGTAAAACTGATCGGCGCCACCGCCCACTACGTGACTGCAGAACTGGACGAAGGACCCATTATCGAGCAGGATACCCTGCGCGTAAGCCACCGCGACAGCATCAAAGACCTGGTACGCACCGGGCGTGACCTGGAAAAAGTTGTGCTATCCCGCGCGGTACGGTTACACGTCAACAAACAGGTTGTCGTCTATGGCCGGCGCACGATGGTGTTTGATTGACGAGTTTGGCACACTGTCATCCTCAGCTTGACTGGGGATCCACAGGTATGGCAATCGCTATTAGATGCACACTGTAGACTTGTGCCATCCCGGTGGATGCCCAATCAAGTTGGGCAGGACGTGTGAGATGTAAATTCGACGCACGGAAAACCCACATCAATTACGCCCCAGCCCCGCGCAGCCTTTTCACACCCTTGTTGATCCAGATACCCAAATAGATAAACAGGGCAAGGATGAATACGAGGCCGTACTCAATCACCGGGATTCGGATGATCTCGTTTGCATCAATCGGCCGATCAGCATAGGAGAAAACCACGCCGGCGACAAACAAGGCAATGATGGACCAGCGCACTTTGGGGGACAGCCCCAATCCATACATCTGCGTCACCACGATCAGCGCTGCAAATCCCCAGAAAAACATCAGCCAGAACGGCTTGTCAAACCCACCGCGTACCTGCTGCTCGTAAGCGACGAGGGACCCATGAATTAACACGGCAGCTTCCTGCACAAACATCCAGTATTTGTTGACGTGCGCCCGCGTGAAAAACAGGCTGCTCTGCACCAGTAGCAGAAAAGTATAAAGAAATCCCACGAGGTGGCCAAAGGTGGCTTCCATGGGGTGATACCAAAACGTGTAGATAACTGCCCAGGAGAAAATGTACCCGTGATAATGCCGAATAATGGCGCCCGGGCGATTGAGGAATTTGATTTTCTTCCCAAAGAACAACCCCCGGCGCTGGTTCTCCATCAGCAGAATGAGCACAAGCATGAGGATGACAGCGCCCTGCGAGGTAGCCGTTCCGAGATCTTGCCCGAGGCCATCATACCACACCCACGTTTGCCCCAGGTGCAGGACACAGAAGAACGCGGTTGCACCAAGCGCCAGCACGTTGAACCCGTGTAATTTTTTGGTGTAGCCGGGTTTACTTTTTTGTGCATGGTAAATCAATGCCCAGATGGTTACCTGATGTAGCAGATAGCC from Bacteroidota bacterium encodes the following:
- a CDS encoding alpha/beta hydrolase — encoded protein: MHLARPSIALSCSLLALFFTMWILVPAPLTVIWLVSVISSEWSLFFGLLALIGIVLGWLANRKQRSRAGTFAAACGMLAMVFMSYPLVTSLSVADNNDVSLSLKRYVLGSAYEKAAIQSYSYTATATDTFFLDAYQPNDVSSHVPKPAIVVIHGGGWSSGTRSDFPRWNHWLVESGYVVFDIDYQLAPQPNWQAATANVQDAVKWIKAHADSFNVNPNSIALMGRSAGAHLALLAGYTARPEAPYDARVAAIVGFYGPTDLRWGYENPANRRVIDGKATLRSFTGGTPNYIPEIYQQASPIHQIRSDAPATFLVHGRQDQLVRSQHTAKLYRRLQLRSREPATHQALFLPYAQHGFDYNFNGWGSQITQALLTTHLQQALTPRVSRAAPAP
- a CDS encoding DUF4202 domain-containing protein, translating into MSKFAEAIAQFDALNAEDPNQVIIAGSQHPKELVYARRMSARLDAFQPDASVSLKLAARCQHIQRWKIPRADYAAGSMGYKKWRNALKRFHAQTATQVLERVGYDAATIDAVQGLLKKRGLKSEPDVQALEDVVCLVFLEHYATDFAGKHDEEKVIRILQKTWKKMSVVGHEAALALPLPTPVRALVLRAIHAA
- a CDS encoding SDR family oxidoreductase, giving the protein MTYTKYADLNDAVVLITGGASGIGRDIADAFAAQSARIGILDIDEVNGQVTEAALTAAGCTAKFVACDLRNISALEAAVATLEQDLGAATVLVNNAARDDRHGWEDVTEAYYDERIATNLRHMFFATKAVAPGMIAAGGGSIINMGSNSWWEAAGGFPVYTTAKAAIHGMTRSFARDLGKHHIRVNTVVPGWIMTDRQKERWVTPESLARHLERQCLPTPIDPHYVARMVLFLASGDAAMCTAQNYMVDAGSI
- the purU gene encoding formyltetrahydrofolate deformylase — protein: MAARELILTAHCADRVGLVAFMSNWVFEKGGNVLHLDQHVDDVSQRFFIRIHWHMGEVDALLPLQFEQEVAKELDLDYRLSFTDTTPRMALFVTRLGHCLWDLLSRYESGELKVDIPLIISNHEKFRGLAERFDIPYHVFEITKENKAEQEAKELQVLADQKVDFIVLARYMQVLSDNFVDQYPNRIINIHHSFLPAFAGAKPYHRAYDRGVKLIGATAHYVTAELDEGPIIEQDTLRVSHRDSIKDLVRTGRDLEKVVLSRAVRLHVNKQVVVYGRRTMVFD